A genomic stretch from Dehalococcoidales bacterium includes:
- the meaB gene encoding methylmalonyl Co-A mutase-associated GTPase MeaB: MTPEIARLVGGMLAGDKPSLARLISLAEDDSPHFPEVMEMLRPRLGKSYCVGITGPPGAGKSTLIDRLVAVIRSSGLSVGIILVDPSSPVSGGAVLGDRVRMQRHYLDEGVFIRSMATRGSQGGLSGGVQAAVRLLAASGRDIIIIETVGVGQTELGISSIADVVVLLLVPESGDDIQAMKAGIVEIADIIVVNKADREGAERLAEQLKAAVAPGRTKAVPQVITAQAINDIGIEALYRAIEKRRKGR, encoded by the coding sequence ATGACTCCTGAAATCGCCAGACTGGTTGGGGGTATGCTCGCCGGCGATAAGCCGTCGCTGGCACGGCTGATTTCTTTAGCCGAAGATGACAGTCCTCACTTCCCCGAAGTAATGGAGATGCTCCGCCCTCGGCTGGGTAAGTCATATTGCGTCGGGATCACCGGGCCGCCCGGTGCGGGTAAGAGCACCCTTATCGACAGGCTGGTTGCTGTGATCAGGAGCAGTGGGCTATCGGTGGGGATTATATTAGTCGACCCGAGCAGTCCGGTAAGCGGTGGTGCCGTACTTGGGGACCGGGTAAGAATGCAGAGGCACTATCTGGATGAGGGTGTCTTTATCCGTAGCATGGCGACCAGGGGCAGCCAGGGCGGCTTATCCGGCGGGGTACAGGCGGCGGTGAGGCTGCTGGCTGCCTCCGGCAGGGATATTATCATTATCGAAACGGTGGGAGTAGGGCAGACCGAGCTGGGTATTAGCAGCATAGCCGATGTCGTTGTGCTTCTTCTGGTGCCGGAGTCGGGTGATGATATACAGGCAATGAAAGCCGGCATAGTTGAAATCGCCGATATTATTGTCGTTAACAAGGCCGACCGCGAGGGTGCGGAAAGGCTGGCCGAGCAGCTTAAAGCGGCGGTGGCACCCGGACGAACGAAGGCCGTGCCGCAGGTTATCACCGCTCAGGCCATCAACGACATCGGGATCGAGGCACTGTACCGGGCGATAGAAAAGCGGCGCAAAGGTCGCTGA
- a CDS encoding 4Fe-4S binding protein, whose amino-acid sequence MKKAEVRPDNRQVVIIAERCKECGFCIEFCPKHIIVKSTEINSKGYHPVRLNDEALCTRCDICGMICPDFAICVADIENQQEEIRGQS is encoded by the coding sequence TTGAAGAAGGCCGAGGTAAGACCGGATAACCGGCAGGTTGTTATCATTGCGGAACGGTGTAAGGAGTGCGGCTTCTGCATCGAGTTCTGCCCCAAGCACATTATCGTCAAGTCTACCGAGATTAACAGCAAGGGGTATCATCCGGTCCGCCTAAATGATGAAGCGCTGTGCACCAGGTGCGATATCTGCGGGATGATTTGCCCCGACTTCGCTATCTGTGTTGCAGACATCGAGAACCAGCAGGAAGAAATCAGAGGTCAGTCATGA
- a CDS encoding 2-oxoacid:acceptor oxidoreductase subunit alpha, with protein MTERKYIAGEFFMSGDDACAEGAISAGCRFFAGYPITPASEIAERMSERLPEVAGTYIQMEDELASLAAVLGASWGGVKAMTATSGPGFSLMMENIGLGIMTETPCVIVDVQRGSPSTGLPTLTGQGDMMQARWGSHGSYSIIALSPDSPQELYDLTIRAFNLSEKYRLPVLVMTEAATGHMYEKVVIPPMNEIEVVHRRKPAVSAGEYLPFKPDADLVPPMANAGEGYRVHITGLTHDERGYPAMTAEAQDRLVRRLVDKIERNRDDIIDLEEDRIDGAEVVVCSYGISARVSRIAVEQARSEGIRVGMLRLITVWPFPEDRIRDISEQVRAFVVPEINYGQISLEVERCACGRTKTVLVPHMGGGVHSPGTILEAIKQVAR; from the coding sequence ATGACGGAGAGAAAATACATCGCCGGCGAGTTCTTTATGAGCGGAGATGATGCCTGTGCCGAGGGGGCCATCAGTGCCGGCTGCCGCTTTTTTGCCGGCTATCCTATCACGCCAGCCAGTGAGATTGCGGAAAGGATGTCGGAGCGGCTACCCGAGGTGGCCGGCACCTATATCCAGATGGAAGATGAACTGGCGTCACTGGCAGCGGTACTGGGGGCATCGTGGGGCGGCGTCAAGGCAATGACGGCTACCTCTGGACCCGGTTTTAGTCTGATGATGGAAAACATTGGCCTGGGGATTATGACGGAGACCCCCTGCGTCATCGTGGACGTACAGCGCGGCAGCCCATCAACCGGCCTGCCGACATTGACCGGTCAGGGTGATATGATGCAGGCGCGCTGGGGCAGCCACGGCTCCTATAGTATTATCGCCCTATCACCTGATTCCCCGCAAGAGCTCTACGACCTGACGATAAGAGCGTTCAACCTGTCCGAAAAATACCGCCTGCCGGTCCTGGTTATGACCGAAGCCGCTACCGGACATATGTACGAAAAGGTGGTCATCCCTCCGATGAATGAGATAGAAGTGGTACACCGGCGCAAGCCCGCCGTCTCCGCCGGGGAATACCTGCCTTTTAAACCGGATGCCGACCTGGTTCCCCCGATGGCAAACGCCGGGGAAGGTTACCGGGTGCATATTACGGGATTGACCCACGATGAGCGGGGGTACCCGGCGATGACCGCCGAGGCTCAGGACAGGCTGGTGAGGCGCCTGGTAGACAAGATCGAACGGAATAGAGATGATATCATTGACCTGGAGGAGGATAGGATAGACGGTGCTGAGGTAGTGGTCTGCTCCTACGGCATATCGGCACGGGTTTCACGCATTGCTGTCGAGCAGGCTCGGTCCGAAGGCATCCGGGTCGGCATGCTGAGGTTAATTACCGTCTGGCCTTTCCCTGAAGACAGGATCAGGGATATTTCAGAACAGGTCAGAGCTTTTGTAGTGCCCGAGATCAACTACGGGCAGATATCCCTGGAGGTGGAGCGCTGCGCCTGCGGTAGGACAAAGACGGTGCTGGTGCCGCATATGGGTGGCGGGGTACACTCTCCGGGGACAATCTTAGAAGCTATCAAGCAGGTGGCGAGATGA
- a CDS encoding thiamine pyrophosphate-dependent enzyme gives MNKATTNGAGHPLDPYLRAERMPHIWCSGCGLGLVVNCFLRGLIQSRLALDKVVVVSGIGCAGRAAGYINLDSFHTTHGRAIPFATGLKLSNPELKVVVISGDGDLTAIGGNHLIHAARRNVDITVLCINNFIYGMTGGQVGPTTPLTARTTTSVGGNIDQPFNIPYLAAASGAAYVARWTTAQVIRLQKSITEALLKNGFSLIEIITPCPTYYGRMNKQRTGLEQMKYYRDNSIVKSGIDPKHAGIEFNGPIIVGRFVD, from the coding sequence ATGAACAAGGCTACCACAAATGGAGCAGGTCACCCACTGGACCCTTATCTGAGGGCAGAGCGGATGCCTCATATCTGGTGCTCCGGCTGCGGCCTGGGCCTGGTGGTAAACTGCTTCTTAAGGGGGCTGATTCAATCCAGGCTCGCGTTGGATAAGGTCGTCGTAGTTTCGGGAATAGGTTGCGCCGGCAGGGCAGCCGGCTATATCAATCTGGACTCATTCCACACCACTCACGGCCGAGCCATACCATTTGCTACCGGGTTAAAGCTGTCCAACCCGGAGTTAAAGGTCGTGGTGATAAGCGGTGACGGCGACCTGACCGCTATCGGGGGGAACCACCTTATTCATGCCGCCCGCCGCAACGTTGATATCACAGTACTTTGCATCAATAACTTTATCTACGGGATGACCGGAGGGCAGGTCGGACCGACGACGCCACTGACGGCACGGACAACTACCTCGGTGGGAGGAAACATAGATCAGCCGTTTAATATCCCTTATCTGGCAGCGGCCAGCGGAGCTGCCTATGTAGCTCGGTGGACAACGGCGCAGGTCATCAGACTACAAAAGAGTATTACCGAAGCATTGCTCAAGAACGGGTTCAGCCTCATCGAGATAATTACTCCCTGCCCGACCTATTACGGGCGGATGAACAAGCAGAGGACCGGGCTGGAGCAAATGAAATACTACCGCGACAACAGTATCGTCAAGTCCGGAATCGACCCCAAGCACGCCGGCATTGAGTTTAACGGGCCGATAATTGTGGGGAGGTTTGTTGACTAG